A window of the Oryzias melastigma strain HK-1 linkage group LG11, ASM292280v2, whole genome shotgun sequence genome harbors these coding sequences:
- the tmem65 gene encoding transmembrane protein 65, with product MLKIYLRKAIWPAFQKLPRGLRQALPPVVTAQGLPDTGRHVPSCWMGTHGRNEPWEPLNSPKRAKEFIYRLHPKERSCLLNELQSFESIAIAQETVQPSPPTAAQIRYVLFHNAIPFVGFGFLDNAIMIAAGTQIELSIGVTLGISTMAAAALGNLVSDLAGLGLAGYVEALASKLGMQVPDLTPKQVDMWQTRLSSHMGKAIGVSIGCILGMFPLFFLSDDDEDKESPPGSDAHS from the exons ATGCTGAAGATTTACCTCCGGAAAGCCATTTGGCCAGCTTTTCAGAAGTTACCGCGGGGACTGAGGCAAGCGCTCCCGCCGGTGGTGACGGCACAGGGGCTGCCGGATACTGGGCGGCACGTACCGAGCTGCTGGATGGGAACTCACGGGAGAAACGAGCCGTGGGAGCCGCTGAACTCTCCGAAGAGAGCCAAGGAGTTTATCTACCGCCTTCACCCAAAGGAGAGGTCCTGCTTACTGAATGAGCTGCAGAGTTTCGAGTCCATCGCTATCGCTCAAG AGACGGTGCAGCCATCACCGCCAACTGCAGCCCAGATCAGATATG TGTTATTCCACAACGCCATTCCTTTTGTTGGATTTGGTTTTCTGGATAATGCCATCATGATCGCAGCA gGAACGCAGATTGAACTCTCCATCGGAGTGACTCTTGGGATTTCCACCATGGCTG ctgCGGCTCTGGGGAACCTGGTCTCAGATCTGGCAGGTCTCGG TCTTGCAGGTTACGTTGAGGCTCTGGCCTCCAAACTGGGGATGCAGGTTCCAGATCTGACGCCCAAACAGGTGGACATGTGGCAGACCAGACTCAGCTCTCACATG GGCAAAGCCATCGGCGTGTCCATCGGCTGCATCCTCGGGATGTTCCCGCTCTTTTTCCTGAGCGACGATGACGAGGACAAAGAATCGCCGCCTGGCAGTGACGCTCACTCCTAA
- the LOC112162557 gene encoding protein MTSS 1 isoform X2: METVMERECSALGGLFQTVIGDMKGSYPIWDDFISKASKLQSQLRTSVVAVAAFLDAFQKVADLATSSRGGTRDIGSALTRMCMRHRSIEAKLRQFSMVFLDCLINPLQEQMEEWKRVANALDKDHAKEYKKARQEIKKRSSDTLKLQKKAKKADVFGRGDLQPQLDSAMQDVSDRYLLLEETEKQAVRKALVEERSRFCCFVSMLRPVVDEEMSMLGEITHLQTLTDDLKTLTMDPHKLPPSSEQVIVDMKGSECTWSYQTPPSSPSTTVSRKSSMCSSLNSVNSSDSRSSGSHCHSPTSHFRYRASSSSSSVLPQQTPARLSSVSSHDSGFISQDAFQSKSPSPMPPDTLQLPNGFDRHAALHQHEALPQAQDAHLHPPYFTYSSSTHTSPISSPSYSSVSPTWPWPRTGEFPPLSPSGVGMIPSSRVPSWKDWAKPGPYDQPMVNTLRRSKDRTADPSSHHGSDITTAGEELQRSRGGTSSLTSPKGEREAHEELARVLARGLHLDIQGSSRDSLQGSSGYSSQTNTPCCSEDIGLSQDCEYYSVGTDQEAEHQHPTSDFDKSSTIPRGVDVSQSYRRMFQSKRPASTAGLPANPSSIITPGVATIRRTPSSKPNLRRPSGGLSLGPIPIKPPMIPVKTPTVPDHPGFPNRAASEDGNTPRTPTSPLSPGISGHFSSKPAAWLAQHLDEGSDPPTPPPQPGSRVCEWERRRLPELLEEVEYGEAEDYLVKIRRGVKLKKTTTDDRSAPSIH, translated from the exons GAGGAACGAGGGACATCGGTTCTGCTCTCACCAGGATGTGCATGAGGCATCGCAGCATCGAGGCCAAACTCCGCCAGTTCTCCAT GGTGTTTCTGGACTGTCTGATCAACCCTCTGCAGGAGCAGATGGAGGAGTGGAAGAGAGTGGCCAACGCTCTGGACAAAGATCACGCCAAag AGTATAAAAAAGCGCGTCAGGAGATCAAAAAACGATCTTCAGACACTttgaagctgcagaagaaaGCCAAGAAAG CTGATGTATTCG gCCGTGGAGACCTGCAGCCCCAGCTGGACAGCGCCATGCAGGACGTCAGCGACCGGTacctgctgctggaggagacGGAGAAGCAGGCCGTGAGGAAGGCGCTGGTGGAGGAGAGGAGCCGCTTCTGCTGCTTCGTGTCCATGCTGCGGCCCGTCGTG GATGAGGAGATGTCCATGCTCGGGGAGATCACACACCTCCAGACTCTGACGGATGACCTGAAGACGCTCACCATGGACCCACACAAGCTGCCCCCCTCCAGCGAACAG GTGATTGTAGACATGAAGGGCTCGGAGTGCACCTGGTCCTACCAAACCCCGCCCTCGTCACCGAGCACCACCGTATCCAGGAAGTCCAGCATGTGCAG CAGTCTGAACAGCGTGAACAGCAGCGACTCGCGCTCCAGCGGCTCCCACTGCCACTCCCCCACCTCCCACTTCCGCTACCGcgcctcctcctcgtcctcctcggTGCTGCCCCAGCAGACGCCCGCCCGCCTCTCCTCCGTCTCCTCCCACGACTCCGGCTTCATCTCTCAGGACGCCTTCCAGTCCAAGTCGCCCTCACCCATGCCGCCAGACACCCTCCAG TTGCCAAACGGCTTTGACCGTCACGCTGCCCTCCATCAGCATGAAGCGCTGCCGCAAGCTCAGGACGCCCACCTCCACCCTCCATACTTCACCTACTCCTCCTCCACCCACACCTCCCCCATCTCCTCGCCCTCCTATTCGTCCGTTTCTCCCACCTGGCCTTGGCCTCGGACAGGGGAGTTCCCACCTCTTAGCCCCTCAGGGGTCGGAATGATCCCGTCATCCAGAGTCCCGTCCTGGAAG GACTGGGCCAAACCGGGCCCATATGACCAGCCAATGGTCAACACTCTGAGACGCAGCAAGGATAGAACTGCAGATCCCAGCAGCCACCACGGTTCTGACATCACCACAGCAGGGGAGGAGCTTCAGAGGAGCAGAGGGGGAACCTCCAGTCTGACGTCCCCAAAG GGCGAACGGGAGGCCCACGAGGAGCTGGCCCGGGTGCTGGCCCGGGGTCTTCATTTGGACATCCAGGGGTCCAGCAGGGACTCGCTGCAGGGCTCCAGCGGCTACAGCAGTCAGACCAACACACCCTGCTGCTCCGAGGACATCGGCCTGTCACAAG ACTGTGAGTACTATTCCGTAGGCACGGATCAGGAAGCCGAGCATCAGCATCCGACCTCCGACTTCGACAAGTCTTCCACCATCCCGAGGGGGGTTGACGTCAGCCAGTCGTACCGCCGCATGTTTCAGTCCAAACGTCCTGCTTCCACTGCCGGCCTTCCCGCCAACCCCTCCTCTATAATCACCCCCGGGGTCGCCACGATTCGTCGGACTCCGTCCTCCAAACCCAACCTGCGGCGACCTTCTGGGGGCCTCAGTCTGGGCCCCATTCCCATCAAACCCCCCATGATCCCGGTGAAGACCCCGACCGTGCCTGATCACCCCGGTTTCCCCAACAGAGCCGCGTCAGAGGACGGAAACACACCTCGAACCCCCACCAGCCCTTTGTCCCCCGGCATCAGCGGCCATTTCTCCTCTAAGCCCGCCGCCTGGCTGGCCCAGCATCTTGACGAGGGATCGGACCCTCCCACCCCCCCGCCGCAGCCAGGCAGTCGGGTGTGCGAGTGGGAGCGCAGGCGCCTCCCGGAGCTCCTGGAGGAGGTGGAATACGGAGAGGCGGAGGACTATCTGGTGAAGATTCGACGAGGCGTCAAGCTGAAAAAGACGACGACCGACGACCGATCGGCACCAAGCATTCACTGA
- the LOC112162557 gene encoding protein MTSS 1 isoform X3: METVMERECSALGGLFQTVIGDMKGSYPIWDDFISKASKLQSQLRTSVVAVAAFLDAFQKVADLATSSRGGTRDIGSALTRMCMRHRSIEAKLRQFSMVFLDCLINPLQEQMEEWKRVANALDKDHAKEYKKARQEIKKRSSDTLKLQKKAKKADVFGRGDLQPQLDSAMQDVSDRYLLLEETEKQAVRKALVEERSRFCCFVSMLRPVVDEEMSMLGEITHLQTLTDDLKTLTMDPHKLPPSSEQVIVDMKGSECTWSYQTPPSSPSTTVSRKSSMCSSLNSVNSSDSRSSGSHCHSPTSHFRYRASSSSSSVLPQQTPARLSSVSSHDSGFISQDAFQSKSPSPMPPDTLQSVNEEPSSSSSSSPSHPNPSSGEQQDWAKPGPYDQPMVNTLRRSKDRTADPSSHHGSDITTAGEELQRSRGGTSSLTSPKGEREAHEELARVLARGLHLDIQGSSRDSLQGSSGYSSQTNTPCCSEDIGLSQDCEYYSVGTDQEAEHQHPTSDFDKSSTIPRGVDVSQSYRRMFQSKRPASTAGLPANPSSIITPGVATIRRTPSSKPNLRRPSGGLSLGPIPIKPPMIPVKTPTVPDHPGFPNRAASEDGNTPRTPTSPLSPGISGHFSSKPAAWLAQHLDEGSDPPTPPPQPGSRVCEWERRRLPELLEEVEYGEAEDYLVKIRRGVKLKKTTTDDRSAPSIH; the protein is encoded by the exons GAGGAACGAGGGACATCGGTTCTGCTCTCACCAGGATGTGCATGAGGCATCGCAGCATCGAGGCCAAACTCCGCCAGTTCTCCAT GGTGTTTCTGGACTGTCTGATCAACCCTCTGCAGGAGCAGATGGAGGAGTGGAAGAGAGTGGCCAACGCTCTGGACAAAGATCACGCCAAag AGTATAAAAAAGCGCGTCAGGAGATCAAAAAACGATCTTCAGACACTttgaagctgcagaagaaaGCCAAGAAAG CTGATGTATTCG gCCGTGGAGACCTGCAGCCCCAGCTGGACAGCGCCATGCAGGACGTCAGCGACCGGTacctgctgctggaggagacGGAGAAGCAGGCCGTGAGGAAGGCGCTGGTGGAGGAGAGGAGCCGCTTCTGCTGCTTCGTGTCCATGCTGCGGCCCGTCGTG GATGAGGAGATGTCCATGCTCGGGGAGATCACACACCTCCAGACTCTGACGGATGACCTGAAGACGCTCACCATGGACCCACACAAGCTGCCCCCCTCCAGCGAACAG GTGATTGTAGACATGAAGGGCTCGGAGTGCACCTGGTCCTACCAAACCCCGCCCTCGTCACCGAGCACCACCGTATCCAGGAAGTCCAGCATGTGCAG CAGTCTGAACAGCGTGAACAGCAGCGACTCGCGCTCCAGCGGCTCCCACTGCCACTCCCCCACCTCCCACTTCCGCTACCGcgcctcctcctcgtcctcctcggTGCTGCCCCAGCAGACGCCCGCCCGCCTCTCCTCCGTCTCCTCCCACGACTCCGGCTTCATCTCTCAGGACGCCTTCCAGTCCAAGTCGCCCTCACCCATGCCGCCAGACACCCTCCAG TCCGTCAATGAGGagccttcctcttcctcttcttcgtCCCCTTCACACCCTAACCCCAGCTCGGGGGAGCAACAG GACTGGGCCAAACCGGGCCCATATGACCAGCCAATGGTCAACACTCTGAGACGCAGCAAGGATAGAACTGCAGATCCCAGCAGCCACCACGGTTCTGACATCACCACAGCAGGGGAGGAGCTTCAGAGGAGCAGAGGGGGAACCTCCAGTCTGACGTCCCCAAAG GGCGAACGGGAGGCCCACGAGGAGCTGGCCCGGGTGCTGGCCCGGGGTCTTCATTTGGACATCCAGGGGTCCAGCAGGGACTCGCTGCAGGGCTCCAGCGGCTACAGCAGTCAGACCAACACACCCTGCTGCTCCGAGGACATCGGCCTGTCACAAG ACTGTGAGTACTATTCCGTAGGCACGGATCAGGAAGCCGAGCATCAGCATCCGACCTCCGACTTCGACAAGTCTTCCACCATCCCGAGGGGGGTTGACGTCAGCCAGTCGTACCGCCGCATGTTTCAGTCCAAACGTCCTGCTTCCACTGCCGGCCTTCCCGCCAACCCCTCCTCTATAATCACCCCCGGGGTCGCCACGATTCGTCGGACTCCGTCCTCCAAACCCAACCTGCGGCGACCTTCTGGGGGCCTCAGTCTGGGCCCCATTCCCATCAAACCCCCCATGATCCCGGTGAAGACCCCGACCGTGCCTGATCACCCCGGTTTCCCCAACAGAGCCGCGTCAGAGGACGGAAACACACCTCGAACCCCCACCAGCCCTTTGTCCCCCGGCATCAGCGGCCATTTCTCCTCTAAGCCCGCCGCCTGGCTGGCCCAGCATCTTGACGAGGGATCGGACCCTCCCACCCCCCCGCCGCAGCCAGGCAGTCGGGTGTGCGAGTGGGAGCGCAGGCGCCTCCCGGAGCTCCTGGAGGAGGTGGAATACGGAGAGGCGGAGGACTATCTGGTGAAGATTCGACGAGGCGTCAAGCTGAAAAAGACGACGACCGACGACCGATCGGCACCAAGCATTCACTGA
- the LOC112162557 gene encoding protein MTSS 1 isoform X1 translates to METVMERECSALGGLFQTVIGDMKGSYPIWDDFISKASKLQSQLRTSVVAVAAFLDAFQKVADLATSSRGGTRDIGSALTRMCMRHRSIEAKLRQFSMVFLDCLINPLQEQMEEWKRVANALDKDHAKEYKKARQEIKKRSSDTLKLQKKAKKADVFGRGDLQPQLDSAMQDVSDRYLLLEETEKQAVRKALVEERSRFCCFVSMLRPVVDEEMSMLGEITHLQTLTDDLKTLTMDPHKLPPSSEQVIVDMKGSECTWSYQTPPSSPSTTVSRKSSMCSSLNSVNSSDSRSSGSHCHSPTSHFRYRASSSSSSVLPQQTPARLSSVSSHDSGFISQDAFQSKSPSPMPPDTLQSVNEEPSSSSSSSPSHPNPSSGEQQLPNGFDRHAALHQHEALPQAQDAHLHPPYFTYSSSTHTSPISSPSYSSVSPTWPWPRTGEFPPLSPSGVGMIPSSRVPSWKDWAKPGPYDQPMVNTLRRSKDRTADPSSHHGSDITTAGEELQRSRGGTSSLTSPKGEREAHEELARVLARGLHLDIQGSSRDSLQGSSGYSSQTNTPCCSEDIGLSQDCEYYSVGTDQEAEHQHPTSDFDKSSTIPRGVDVSQSYRRMFQSKRPASTAGLPANPSSIITPGVATIRRTPSSKPNLRRPSGGLSLGPIPIKPPMIPVKTPTVPDHPGFPNRAASEDGNTPRTPTSPLSPGISGHFSSKPAAWLAQHLDEGSDPPTPPPQPGSRVCEWERRRLPELLEEVEYGEAEDYLVKIRRGVKLKKTTTDDRSAPSIH, encoded by the exons GAGGAACGAGGGACATCGGTTCTGCTCTCACCAGGATGTGCATGAGGCATCGCAGCATCGAGGCCAAACTCCGCCAGTTCTCCAT GGTGTTTCTGGACTGTCTGATCAACCCTCTGCAGGAGCAGATGGAGGAGTGGAAGAGAGTGGCCAACGCTCTGGACAAAGATCACGCCAAag AGTATAAAAAAGCGCGTCAGGAGATCAAAAAACGATCTTCAGACACTttgaagctgcagaagaaaGCCAAGAAAG CTGATGTATTCG gCCGTGGAGACCTGCAGCCCCAGCTGGACAGCGCCATGCAGGACGTCAGCGACCGGTacctgctgctggaggagacGGAGAAGCAGGCCGTGAGGAAGGCGCTGGTGGAGGAGAGGAGCCGCTTCTGCTGCTTCGTGTCCATGCTGCGGCCCGTCGTG GATGAGGAGATGTCCATGCTCGGGGAGATCACACACCTCCAGACTCTGACGGATGACCTGAAGACGCTCACCATGGACCCACACAAGCTGCCCCCCTCCAGCGAACAG GTGATTGTAGACATGAAGGGCTCGGAGTGCACCTGGTCCTACCAAACCCCGCCCTCGTCACCGAGCACCACCGTATCCAGGAAGTCCAGCATGTGCAG CAGTCTGAACAGCGTGAACAGCAGCGACTCGCGCTCCAGCGGCTCCCACTGCCACTCCCCCACCTCCCACTTCCGCTACCGcgcctcctcctcgtcctcctcggTGCTGCCCCAGCAGACGCCCGCCCGCCTCTCCTCCGTCTCCTCCCACGACTCCGGCTTCATCTCTCAGGACGCCTTCCAGTCCAAGTCGCCCTCACCCATGCCGCCAGACACCCTCCAG TCCGTCAATGAGGagccttcctcttcctcttcttcgtCCCCTTCACACCCTAACCCCAGCTCGGGGGAGCAACAG TTGCCAAACGGCTTTGACCGTCACGCTGCCCTCCATCAGCATGAAGCGCTGCCGCAAGCTCAGGACGCCCACCTCCACCCTCCATACTTCACCTACTCCTCCTCCACCCACACCTCCCCCATCTCCTCGCCCTCCTATTCGTCCGTTTCTCCCACCTGGCCTTGGCCTCGGACAGGGGAGTTCCCACCTCTTAGCCCCTCAGGGGTCGGAATGATCCCGTCATCCAGAGTCCCGTCCTGGAAG GACTGGGCCAAACCGGGCCCATATGACCAGCCAATGGTCAACACTCTGAGACGCAGCAAGGATAGAACTGCAGATCCCAGCAGCCACCACGGTTCTGACATCACCACAGCAGGGGAGGAGCTTCAGAGGAGCAGAGGGGGAACCTCCAGTCTGACGTCCCCAAAG GGCGAACGGGAGGCCCACGAGGAGCTGGCCCGGGTGCTGGCCCGGGGTCTTCATTTGGACATCCAGGGGTCCAGCAGGGACTCGCTGCAGGGCTCCAGCGGCTACAGCAGTCAGACCAACACACCCTGCTGCTCCGAGGACATCGGCCTGTCACAAG ACTGTGAGTACTATTCCGTAGGCACGGATCAGGAAGCCGAGCATCAGCATCCGACCTCCGACTTCGACAAGTCTTCCACCATCCCGAGGGGGGTTGACGTCAGCCAGTCGTACCGCCGCATGTTTCAGTCCAAACGTCCTGCTTCCACTGCCGGCCTTCCCGCCAACCCCTCCTCTATAATCACCCCCGGGGTCGCCACGATTCGTCGGACTCCGTCCTCCAAACCCAACCTGCGGCGACCTTCTGGGGGCCTCAGTCTGGGCCCCATTCCCATCAAACCCCCCATGATCCCGGTGAAGACCCCGACCGTGCCTGATCACCCCGGTTTCCCCAACAGAGCCGCGTCAGAGGACGGAAACACACCTCGAACCCCCACCAGCCCTTTGTCCCCCGGCATCAGCGGCCATTTCTCCTCTAAGCCCGCCGCCTGGCTGGCCCAGCATCTTGACGAGGGATCGGACCCTCCCACCCCCCCGCCGCAGCCAGGCAGTCGGGTGTGCGAGTGGGAGCGCAGGCGCCTCCCGGAGCTCCTGGAGGAGGTGGAATACGGAGAGGCGGAGGACTATCTGGTGAAGATTCGACGAGGCGTCAAGCTGAAAAAGACGACGACCGACGACCGATCGGCACCAAGCATTCACTGA